A portion of the Lolium rigidum isolate FL_2022 chromosome 1, APGP_CSIRO_Lrig_0.1, whole genome shotgun sequence genome contains these proteins:
- the LOC124661813 gene encoding desmethyl-deoxy-podophyllotoxin synthase-like → MNHAASDEPHPTLRVLTSDGRDIVFAPYGEYWRQLRKIAVTELLSVRRVLSFRAIREEEVAAMLHAVAAAAAGGRPVEMRARLTALMADITVRAVVGDRCKDRDVLLREVDHVVELAAGLNPTDLWPSSWLVGRLFGGAVRRTQEVQDTMFGVIDGIIQEHLLERKGDGEAQDLLDVLLKIHKDDGGLDMVAVKAVIFDIFNAGMETSSTALEWAVAELIRNPRVMKKATAEVRRAFEAGGRVVEQAIGEQLPYLGLVIRETLRLHPPLPLLLPRECREACQVLGYDVPRGTQVLVNAWTLGRDERYWPDAPEEFRPERFEGAAAAAARDFRGADLELLPFGAGRRMCPGIAFGLANVELPLASLLLHFRWDVVSGSAEELDMTEAFGITARRKANLLLRPVLCVPLP, encoded by the exons ATGAACCACGCGGCCTCTGACGAGCCCCACCCCACCCTGCGCGTGCTGACCAGCGACGGCCGGGACATCGTCTTCGCACCGTACGGGGAGTACTGGCGCCAGCTCCGCAAGATCGCCGTCACGGAGCTCCTCTCGGTGCGCCGCGTCCTCTCCTTCCGCGCCATCcgcgaggaggaggtcgccgccatGCTGCACGCcgtcgcggcggccgccgccggcgggcgCCCCGTGGAGATGCGCGCGCGGCTGACCGCGCTCATGGCCGACATCACGGTCCGCGCAGTGGTGGGCGACAGGTGCAAGGACCGCGACGTGCTACTCCGGGAGGTGGACCACGTGGTCGAGCTCGCGGCGGGGCTCAACCCGACCGACCTGTGGCCGTCGTCGTGGCTCGTCGGCCGGCTGTTCGGCGGCGCCGTGCGGCGCACCCAGGAGGTCCAAGACACCATGTTCGGTGTCATCGACGGCATCATCCAGGAGCACCTGCTGGAGAGGAAGGGCGACGGAGAAGCTCAGGACCTGCTCGACGTGCTGCTGAAAATACATAAAGATGACGGTGGGCTGGACATGGTCGCCGTTAAAGCCGTCATCTTC GACATCTTCAACGCCGGAATGGAGACATCTTCGACGGCGCTGGAGTGGGCTGTGGCGGAGCTGATCAGGAACCCAAGGGTCATGAAGAAGGCCACGGCGGAGGTGCGGCGAGCCTTCGAGGCCGGAGGCAGAGTGGTCGAGCAGGCGATCGGGGAGCAGCTGCCGTACCTGGGCCTCGTCATCCGCGAGACGCTACGGCTGCACCCGCCGTTGCCGCTCCTCCTCCCGCGCGAGTGCCGCGAGGCGTGCCAGGTGCTCGGCTACGACGTGCCCCGTGGCACGCAGGTGCTGGTCAACGCCTGGACGCTGGGGCGCGACGAGCGGTACTGGCCCGACGCGCCGGAGGAGTTCAGGCCGGAGCGGttcgagggcgcggcggcggctgcggcgaggGACTTCAGGGGCGCCGACTTGGAGCTCCTGCCGTTCGGCGCCGGCCGGAGGATGTGCCCTGGAATCGCGTTCGGCCTCGCGAACGTGGAGCTCCCGCTTGCCAGCCTGCTGCTCCACTTCCGGTGGGACGTGGTATCCGGGTCGGCTGAGGAGTTGGACATGACCGAGGCGTTCGGCATCACGGCTCGCCGGAAGGCCAACCTCCTCCTGCGCCCCGTCCTGTGCGTGCCTCTTCCTTGA